DNA from Eucalyptus grandis isolate ANBG69807.140 chromosome 5, ASM1654582v1, whole genome shotgun sequence:
CGCCACCCAAAAGGGCATCTTGGTAAGCTGCTCCGCGGGGAATTCGGGGCCATCCAGCGGCACGTTGTCAAACGAGGCACCCTGGATTCTCACTGTGGGAGCAAGCAGCATCGACCGCAGCATAAAGGCAACGGCGCGGCTCGGGAATGGGAAGGAGTTCGATGGGGAGACCTTGTACCAACCGAGCGACTTCGATCCGGTGCCACTTCCCCTTGTTTATGCTGGAGAAAAAGGAGATCCATCCTCGGCCTACTGCCTTACCGGATCACTGGGAAACCGCTCGGGCCTCCGAGGGAAAGTGGTCGTGTGCGACAATGACGGAACTGGGCGACGCGATAAAGGTCAGGAAGTCCAGGACGCAGGTGGCGTGGCCATGATCCTCGTGAACAGTATCGATGGTGGATACACCACATTTGCCGATAGGCATGTTCTACCCGCCGTCCATGTGAGTTATGCCGCTGGGAGTGATATCAAGCAATACATAAGCACAGCGTCAGCACCGAAGGCCACGATCCTATTCAAAGGCACGCACATCAACGGGAGATCTGCCGACCCGGCTGTAACATCCTTCTCTTCTCGCGGCCCCAACGCGCAAAGCCCAGGCATCCTCAAACCAGACATCATCGGCCCGGGCTTGAACATTCTAGCCGGTTGGCCATTTCCTTTAGGCAATTCTACGGACAAGAAGCGTGCATTCGCTGTGCTCTCCGGGACCTCCATGTCCTGCCCCCACCTCAGCGGTGTGGCTGCGCTGCTCAAGAGCGCGCACCCCGACTGGTCGCCAGCGGCCGTCAAGTCCGCCATCATTACCACTGCAACCACCTCCAACTTGAAGGGCCAACCCATCGTGGACGAGACGCTCCGTCCAGCGGACATTTTCGCCACGGGCGCTGGACACGTCAATCCATCAAAGGCCGTCGATCCTGGTCTCATTTACGACACCGCACCGCAAGATTACATTCCTTACCTTTGTGGCCTCGACTACACCGACTCCGAAATCGAGCGCATAGTTAAAGAAAACGTCAAATGCTCAAGCATAAGGAGCATACCCGACTACCAGCTCAACTATCCATCGATCAGCGTGAGCTTCGACGGTTCGGCGACGAAGGTCAGCGTGACAAGGACGGTGAGGAACGTCGGACCCGCGCAGTCACGTTACCGTTCGGTCATTGACCCAATCAAGGGTTTGGACTTGATTGGCGTGCAACCACGCGATCTGGTGTTCACAAAGGCGAACCAGACAGCAAGTTATAGGGTTGACTTTACGAGGAGTGGGAAAGCTAAGCCGGCCACACCCTATGCTTGGGGGGCGGTCACGTGGGTCTCTGCTAAGCATTCGGTTCGAACCCCAGTCGTTGTTAGGTTTGCGTGATCGTTGGGAAAATGAAGTCGATAAAAAGGGTAGCCGCTTGAGGACTGACGTGACGATTGTTTATTTTGGCTATTCTCCCTATTTTTTCCGTCTTGAATAATGAATAaaacatttcacatttgaatttGTCTTGGAGAACTTTGTCATTTTTCACCTTGTATTTATCTTGATCCTGATATGCGGTTTCTCTGTTCTTCGCAAGGGTCAAACTAGATTTTTGTTCCGCTAGGGAAATTCAATCAAACTTTATTGGGATATGTTCAGCATAAGCCTTTAAACTTGTcaaaaaagtgcaatcgagtcctaaaatttacaaaaaattcaatcaaattctaaaacttatcaagtcaattgagtcctaaattaaCACTATTagcattttctgttaaaaatgctgacgtgacattttaaataatttttttattttccacgtggattttttaatgactttttattcatttttaaaaaaatagatttaaaaactaaaagattagatttattcattttatcttattttcaccgaaaactaaaaagaaaagttaaaaattttactttaaaaatgtttttaaaaaaaaaaaaaatcagcgcTCTTCTCACCCCCGGTCGCCGCTGCCCATCGTCGGAGGGGCCAAGCGACGATCGTCGGCCCAGGCGGGGGTGGCCGACCGTCGCCTGCCCTAGGTGAGGCTCACCCTGATCCGACGAGCCTTGCCAGCCCCCGAGCGAGGTCaacgagcctcgccggccccgagcgagggccgacgaggcctcacgcaggcgggcgacggtcgccaaCCTCTCGTGAGGGCCGGCAAAGACTCGCCCAGGGCGGGCGATGGCCACTGGCCCCCGCAAGGGTCGGCATGCCTAGATCCGGGCGTCCTCGGCCAACCTAGCGAGGGTGGCCGGCTCTCACCTGGGGCCGGCAAGGCCtcggccgagcgagggccggccaccccgcCCGGGCCGGTGACCGTTGTCgacccctccggcgatgggcgacGGCGGAAGTCCACCGgtgcctttttttttgaaaagttttattttttaaataaatttagattttcctttttagtttttaatataatttttaaagattttgaataaaaataattttaaaaagccatttgaaaaaaaaaaatttatttaaaatatgacgtcaatgccacgtcaacaatttctatTAACTTTCTTGacggtgttaattttaggactcaattgaatcaacttgataagttttaggacttgattgcactttttgtaggttttaggattcaattgcactttcttgataagttttaggacttcgcTGAACATATCTCAACTTTATTTTATAGACATTGTCGAGGAGTACAAAAATCTAGGTATCTCATCATATGAAATTATTTGGCATTAACCTTCTGATGTAAAGTTGATAAATATCATTATAATGTTGACACGggcaacccatttagtcatttattgcataaaaattagggattaatttttaattcctaaaaaatatattattaaaattgcataacatCTAGTTttatgtgcatttttttttattggcatTTGCATTAAACCGATCGGGCGATAGATGAGCGTTAATCTCCGGTCATATCATTGAATTAATGctcatttattgatttttttttttttttttttgcagaaatgaaaGTTTCAAGTggaatattagaaaaatataaagagaataTTGTACATGGGGGCATATATTGAGTAACATATTCTTTgattcaaaataagaaatatttcgTGCGTGAgctgaaaaggaaatgaaaagtaaaGAACATTGGACCGCGTACGGAGAAAATTGTGGGGGGGGGGCTTTTCTCGGTTTTGAGGTGAAGAAATTCGAATACAAAGGAGAAATTATTTTCGTTTCTATTTAGGGAGAAGTCAACAGCAAAAAGGGTTTTTAGGGCGTGCATCGAAACACTCCAAAAGTGTTTTAgcacacttctgtacggaaagtgttaggggaacaaaaaggaacagaaacgcgtttggttgcgttttttttgttttttttttttgtttcggaacaaaatagaaacagaaaaaaaaagaaacaaaaaagttgtttctccagaaaagaaacacttctggaagaaacaaaagaacaaaaacgtctcttctctctcttcttcttctcttcttcttttcttcttttttttcttcttttttctttggccggtcgccggcctcggccatggccggcgaccggccgtcgaggctcggcctcgcccggatccggcgaggccgagcgtcgccggccccgcgaggccggcgtcgccggccccggcgaggctcgggctcgcggatccgggcgagctcgagctcgcccggccatggcgaggctcgggctcgccggatccggggccccggcgaggctcggtgtcgccggcgcggcgaggccgagcgccgccggccccggcgaggctcgggctcgccggatctggcgagctcgagctcgcccggccatggcgaggctcgggctcgccggacgggcgagcccgagctcgcccagccaaggcgaggctcggcgtggccgcgccggcgaggccgagcctcgccttggccgggcgagctcgggctcgccaggATCcagccgaggctcggcctcgccatggctgggcgagctcgagctcgcccggatccggcgagcccgagcctcgtcggggccggcgacgctcggcctcgccggatcgggcgagcccgagctcgcccggccaaggcgaggccgagcctcgcccaaccacggcgggctcggcctcgcgtaggccggcgagcctcgccgtggctgggcgagggctgccgccccgtcggccggccgccggaggccggtgaccggccggaaaaaaaagaaaaataaaaagaaaggaaaaaataaaaaataataaaaaatgtttaaaaaattaaaagaaaaaaaaaataataaaatttaaccaaacgtgtttttcattttttatttccggaccaaacgttaccaaacgcgttcttttgttcaaaaattgtgttaacagaaacacttttttgtttctgttcccaggaacaaaaaaagcacagaaataaatccatgcacacccttagtTTCTGCAGAAAGAAGAGCAGAAGCTTTTTCCCTTCTGCTGACAGCCGcagcagagagagggagagagagagacaggtgagggagacgtgaggagagagagaggaaaaagaaaaagaaaaaaggagctCCTGTTCATCGTCCTCTTCGTGCCTGCCCTCACCGTTCCGCCTGCCGGCCTCCGCTGCGCCGGTCGCCACCGCCGTGAAGCCGCCGACCACCGCTGCGCCCTACCTCGCCTGCAGTCCGCGTCAGTTCGCCCATCGTCCCTTCGCGCCGGTCACCGCACCAGCACCGCCTTTCGTCGCCCTTACTGCAGGCGCGACGACCTGACGCCGCCTCTGCTCAGCCACCCCTCACCCGCTCCTGCTGCAGCACCAGTCGCTGCAACCCGACGTCGCAGCTCCTGTCTGACCCGCGAAGCCGCCGCTGCCTCGTTGCTCCGCCCCAGCTCCATCAGCGACGCCAGAACCCGCGAGCGTCGCCAGCAAGCCGAGCCCTCCTCGCTGCGCCACTGCCGACCTGCAGCGTCCGCCTTCGAGCCGGTCAACGCGCCTCCGCCACTGCCGCCCGTCCCCCGCTGGTCGTCGTCCGTGACCCCTGCAGCACCGAACCGCCAGCGACTCCGGCTGCCCCCTTCCGAGCGACGCCACCACAGCAGCTCGCG
Protein-coding regions in this window:
- the LOC104445991 gene encoding subtilisin-like protease is translated as MEDPKCRLSPTTLTIFILHLICIQSISPANGAIAGADTRSSLSAYIIQVRKPTDIHLATIEDLDTFYRSFLPATAASSNQERGIVHSYRHVLSGFAAKLTAEEAKAIREKDGVLAVRPEKALSLHTTHSPDFLGLHQGVGLWKDSNFGKGVIIGVLDTGVFPDHSSFSDKNVPPPPAKWKGRCDFDGTSCNNKLIGARSFISSSNTVAQADPPYDSEGHGTHTSSTAAGAFVRNANALGNANGTASGIAPLAHLAIYQVCSSLGCSEGDILAGLDAATEDGVDVLSLSLGGNSQPFYSDLIATGAFAATQKGILVSCSAGNSGPSSGTLSNEAPWILTVGASSIDRSIKATARLGNGKEFDGETLYQPSDFDPVPLPLVYAGEKGDPSSAYCLTGSLGNRSGLRGKVVVCDNDGTGRRDKGQEVQDAGGVAMILVNSIDGGYTTFADRHVLPAVHVSYAAGSDIKQYISTASAPKATILFKGTHINGRSADPAVTSFSSRGPNAQSPGILKPDIIGPGLNILAGWPFPLGNSTDKKRAFAVLSGTSMSCPHLSGVAALLKSAHPDWSPAAVKSAIITTATTSNLKGQPIVDETLRPADIFATGAGHVNPSKAVDPGLIYDTAPQDYIPYLCGLDYTDSEIERIVKENVKCSSIRSIPDYQLNYPSISVSFDGSATKVSVTRTVRNVGPAQSRYRSVIDPIKGLDLIGVQPRDLVFTKANQTASYRVDFTRSGKAKPATPYAWGAVTWVSAKHSVRTPVVVRFA